A window of Synechococcus sp. MEDNS5 contains these coding sequences:
- a CDS encoding DUF2973 domain-containing protein yields MLSSLFPLIYGLIFLALLWQAFKVMGRGFSAAGRPLNAPASRNDRTGKVTIHPELLDGEGRLTEENLLTVRFSDDDEGEPADRSGE; encoded by the coding sequence ATGCTGAGTAGTCTTTTTCCACTGATTTATGGACTGATCTTCCTGGCCCTGCTCTGGCAGGCGTTCAAAGTGATGGGTCGGGGTTTCAGTGCAGCAGGACGGCCGCTTAATGCACCTGCAAGCCGCAATGATCGAACTGGAAAAGTGACCATCCATCCCGAGCTACTGGATGGCGAAGGCCGCCTGACCGAAGAAAATCTGCTGACGGTTCGTTTCAGCGACGACGACGAGGGAGAACCTGCTGATCGCTCTGGTGAATAA
- the hrpB gene encoding ATP-dependent helicase HrpB, with translation MDSLLPELQSLLVPGATVILQAPPGAGKTTRVPLALIGELADGASMEGKILLIEPRRLAARAAAARLADSLGEPVGGRVGYSVRNEQRRSPKTRIEAITDGLFLRRLQAQPDLPGVTCVIFDEFHERRRDSDVALALLREARDLLRPDLRVLLMSATLQLGDLSRQLDGARTLRSEGRAFPVDTLHCPPRNQESLDLHVLRALEAELAYLENERLISTHPPVVLVFLPGLKEIDRCLRRIKGSNRLQDWESIPLHGQLSLSQQSYALQPCNREWDGRVVLATSIAESSLTLDGVRLVIDAGMSRHTRFDPGTGMEGLETIPASQASADQRRGRAGRQAPGRCIRLWSSADQQRRPVQDLPELQRADPQPTLLDLARWGAGLGEDLAWLEPPPQALFLEGRQQLQQLGLIDPEGQITKEGRHVATFGVHPRLGLMMVEARRRGVEQLGCDLAALLSERNLPGIRSEGCDLLRGLQTLRQSKRRGETTGSAAILQQSKQWQRELDRLSDIPRSTSPHEAWDWMAGLLVAKAFPEWLALARDQRPGKFLLRQGRGATLQDDDALSHAEALAVAQLDLSGRDARIRLAIPMPKSWLESLAEADGQWREDVDWDDRQQKIRAERILSLGALELKRQPWPKPSAEAISDVLLERLRREGLVLLPWSQHSEQLRRRLQLAHARIGTPWPCREKPFLQNHPEHWLKEASLESRSWGELNEASLIEALWGDIAWGFRRNLDALLPTTIRIPSGRDAALTYEEDGVVLAVKLQEMFGCTDSPRLLSGHLPITLELLSPAGRPLQRTGDLRGFWEGSYHDVRKEMRGRYPKHPWPDSPADAVATRKTKNAS, from the coding sequence ATCGATTCCCTGCTGCCGGAGCTGCAGTCCCTGCTTGTACCAGGGGCCACCGTGATCCTGCAGGCTCCTCCAGGAGCTGGAAAAACCACCCGCGTTCCCCTGGCGCTGATCGGCGAGCTTGCCGATGGCGCATCCATGGAGGGCAAGATCCTCCTTATTGAGCCCAGGCGACTTGCAGCGAGGGCAGCAGCAGCTCGTCTTGCGGACTCTCTCGGCGAACCCGTCGGCGGACGCGTGGGTTACTCGGTACGAAACGAACAAAGGCGTTCCCCAAAGACCCGCATTGAAGCCATCACCGATGGCTTATTTCTGCGCAGGCTTCAGGCACAACCCGACCTCCCAGGGGTGACCTGTGTGATCTTCGACGAGTTTCATGAGCGTCGTCGCGACAGCGACGTGGCCCTGGCACTGCTACGCGAGGCGAGGGACCTGCTCAGGCCGGATCTGAGGGTCCTGCTGATGTCGGCGACGCTGCAGCTCGGTGACCTCAGTCGACAGTTGGATGGAGCCAGGACCCTGCGCAGCGAGGGACGGGCCTTTCCCGTCGACACCCTCCACTGTCCACCGCGCAACCAGGAGTCCCTGGATCTGCATGTGCTCCGCGCGCTCGAGGCGGAGCTGGCTTATCTCGAGAACGAACGGCTCATCAGCACCCATCCCCCGGTTGTTCTGGTGTTCCTGCCGGGTCTCAAGGAAATCGACCGCTGCCTCAGGCGGATCAAGGGCTCTAACCGGCTGCAGGACTGGGAGAGCATTCCCCTTCACGGCCAGCTTTCTCTCAGTCAGCAGTCCTACGCACTTCAACCCTGCAATCGCGAATGGGATGGCCGTGTGGTGCTCGCCACATCGATTGCTGAAAGCTCACTCACCCTCGACGGCGTTCGACTGGTGATCGATGCCGGCATGAGCCGTCACACACGGTTTGATCCGGGCACGGGCATGGAGGGGCTGGAGACCATCCCGGCAAGTCAAGCCAGTGCTGATCAACGACGGGGGCGTGCGGGTCGACAGGCCCCAGGACGCTGCATCCGCCTGTGGTCTTCTGCTGATCAGCAGCGACGCCCTGTGCAGGATCTACCCGAACTCCAACGGGCCGATCCACAGCCAACCCTGCTCGATCTCGCCCGCTGGGGAGCTGGATTAGGGGAGGACTTGGCATGGCTTGAACCACCTCCGCAAGCCCTCTTTCTTGAAGGGCGTCAGCAGCTGCAGCAGCTCGGCCTCATTGATCCAGAAGGGCAGATCACCAAAGAGGGTCGCCATGTGGCGACGTTCGGCGTTCATCCCAGGCTGGGGTTGATGATGGTTGAAGCCCGTCGCAGGGGGGTCGAGCAGCTTGGCTGCGATCTCGCAGCCCTGTTGAGCGAACGAAATCTCCCTGGCATTCGCTCTGAAGGGTGCGACCTCCTTCGTGGGCTTCAGACACTCCGGCAATCAAAGCGGCGGGGGGAAACAACAGGTTCTGCCGCCATCCTTCAGCAGAGCAAGCAATGGCAAAGGGAGCTGGACAGGCTCTCGGACATTCCCCGCAGCACCTCCCCGCACGAGGCATGGGACTGGATGGCTGGACTCCTGGTGGCCAAGGCTTTCCCCGAATGGCTAGCTCTCGCTCGCGACCAACGCCCAGGGAAGTTTCTGCTGAGGCAAGGACGAGGAGCAACCCTTCAAGACGACGATGCGTTGAGCCATGCCGAAGCGCTCGCCGTGGCTCAGCTCGATCTCAGTGGTCGCGACGCACGGATCCGCCTGGCCATCCCCATGCCAAAGAGCTGGCTTGAAAGCCTCGCTGAAGCCGACGGGCAGTGGCGGGAAGACGTCGACTGGGACGACCGCCAACAGAAAATCCGCGCAGAACGAATTCTGTCTCTCGGCGCTCTTGAGCTGAAACGTCAGCCTTGGCCCAAGCCTTCAGCCGAGGCCATTAGCGATGTCTTACTAGAACGGCTCAGGCGTGAGGGGTTAGTGCTCTTGCCCTGGAGTCAACACAGCGAGCAACTCCGCCGACGGCTTCAGCTGGCCCACGCGCGCATCGGCACACCTTGGCCATGCCGCGAGAAGCCCTTTCTCCAAAATCATCCAGAGCATTGGCTCAAAGAAGCAAGCCTGGAATCCCGCAGCTGGGGGGAGCTGAATGAAGCGAGCCTGATTGAGGCCCTCTGGGGAGACATTGCGTGGGGCTTTCGGCGCAATCTTGATGCGTTGCTGCCCACAACAATTCGCATCCCGAGTGGGCGCGATGCGGCACTGACGTACGAAGAGGATGGGGTCGTTCTCGCCGTGAAGCTTCAGGAGATGTTCGGCTGCACAGACAGTCCTCGCCTGCTGAGTGGACACCTTCCGATCACCCTGGAACTGCTCTCTCCTGCGGGCCGCCCCCTTCAGCGCACCGGAGACCTGCGGGGATTCTGGGAGGGCAGCTATCACGACGTTCGCAAGGAGATGCGTGGTCGGTACCCCAAACACCCATGGCCTGATTCCCCAGCGGATGCCGTTGCAACGCGCAAAACCAAAAATGCCTCGTGA
- a CDS encoding high light inducible protein, with the protein MSDSAQPRFGFVNFAETWNGRLAMLGFVIGLGTELLTGQGILTQIGLG; encoded by the coding sequence ATGTCTGACTCCGCACAACCCCGCTTCGGCTTCGTCAACTTTGCTGAAACCTGGAACGGCCGTCTGGCCATGCTCGGTTTCGTAATCGGTCTTGGCACCGAGCTGCTCACCGGCCAGGGCATCCTGACCCAGATCGGCCTCGGCTGA
- the xseA gene encoding exodeoxyribonuclease VII large subunit translates to MNADTIPSYSVQELNTSVGALLERGFAPRFLVHGSALRPQIKKGHLWLTLSDGSASITVVCWASRLQQLNFVPAEGEGVTVVGKLNFWAARASLAVQAIDLRPSRSTIERRFEAVKALLSKEGLIDSSRQRSLPLAPQRIALLTSVPSSALADMLRTAKERWPLTELLVIPIPVQGDVAPKICSVLERLAQQVESLRVNAVVLARGGGSREDLMVFDDEVLCRTLAHFPVPVVTGLGHEDDLTVADLVADFRAATPTAAIVSLLPTRSAALQFLSQCRRQLLQSQIWRLRREEERLIQRRDALIQASPTAVVVRRREHLEQRGQLLQALSPQRWLARGFATVTRSDGHLLQTVADASPSQPLVIHLSDGEIDVSTVAIRSNS, encoded by the coding sequence TTGAACGCTGACACCATTCCCAGCTACTCCGTTCAGGAGTTAAATACTTCCGTGGGTGCACTTCTCGAACGAGGTTTTGCTCCCAGGTTTCTTGTGCACGGCAGTGCCCTGCGTCCGCAGATCAAGAAAGGACATCTCTGGCTGACGCTCAGCGACGGGAGCGCAAGCATCACTGTTGTTTGCTGGGCTTCAAGGCTGCAACAACTGAACTTCGTCCCCGCTGAAGGCGAAGGCGTCACGGTGGTGGGAAAGCTGAACTTCTGGGCCGCTCGAGCCAGCCTTGCCGTACAGGCGATCGACTTGCGTCCTAGCAGGAGCACGATCGAGCGACGCTTCGAGGCGGTGAAAGCGCTTCTCAGCAAAGAAGGATTGATTGATTCCTCAAGACAGAGGTCCCTTCCACTTGCACCCCAGCGGATCGCCCTGCTCACAAGCGTTCCGAGCTCAGCTCTCGCCGACATGTTGCGCACAGCGAAGGAACGCTGGCCTTTGACCGAGCTCCTCGTGATTCCTATCCCCGTACAGGGAGATGTTGCACCAAAGATCTGCTCTGTGCTGGAGCGCCTGGCACAACAAGTGGAGTCATTGCGTGTGAATGCGGTCGTCTTGGCGCGAGGGGGAGGAAGCCGAGAGGACCTGATGGTCTTCGACGATGAAGTCCTCTGCAGAACGTTGGCGCACTTCCCAGTCCCGGTGGTGACAGGACTGGGGCATGAGGACGACCTCACCGTCGCAGATCTTGTCGCCGATTTCCGGGCAGCCACGCCAACTGCTGCGATTGTGAGCCTTTTGCCCACCCGTTCCGCAGCATTGCAGTTCCTCAGCCAATGCCGAAGGCAACTGCTGCAGTCACAAATCTGGAGACTACGCAGGGAGGAGGAACGATTGATCCAGAGACGAGACGCTCTGATTCAAGCCAGTCCTACAGCAGTTGTCGTACGGAGACGTGAACACTTGGAACAACGCGGACAGCTGCTGCAGGCGCTGTCTCCCCAACGATGGCTGGCCCGTGGTTTCGCCACCGTGACCCGCAGCGACGGACACCTGCTTCAAACCGTCGCTGATGCCAGCCCGTCTCAGCCACTGGTCATTCACCTCAGCGACGGAGAGATCGACGTCAGCACAGTGGCCATCAGGAGCAATTCCTGA
- the xseB gene encoding exodeoxyribonuclease VII small subunit codes for MPRKSKRSHDDEQSQWREDAASLSYEESLQALDLLLTKLQDDSLPLAELQGSHQRAEIYLSRCEELLEEVEQSVALLNPDTLERESIDCPPRV; via the coding sequence ATGCCACGCAAATCGAAACGATCACACGACGATGAACAAAGCCAGTGGAGAGAGGATGCCGCATCTCTGAGCTACGAGGAGTCTCTCCAGGCACTGGATCTGCTGCTAACGAAACTTCAGGATGATTCGCTTCCATTGGCTGAACTGCAAGGAAGTCATCAGCGGGCCGAGATCTATCTGAGCCGATGCGAAGAACTGCTTGAAGAAGTCGAACAGAGCGTTGCCCTACTCAACCCCGATACGCTGGAACGAGAATCGATTGATTGTCCGCCTCGTGTCTAG
- a CDS encoding DUF2834 domain-containing protein, which translates to MSRTLPWIYLTLAVLGAVLPWQANLEFMQSSAAAGFDLAGFIKDANLTAASRSLSRDLLVAASAFSIWIVLEGRRLEVKGWRLTLLACVTVSFACGGPLFLYLRERRLNELAADVSAASCEKSSV; encoded by the coding sequence GTGTCTAGAACGTTGCCCTGGATTTATCTAACGCTGGCAGTGCTCGGCGCCGTTCTTCCATGGCAAGCCAATCTTGAATTCATGCAATCCAGCGCAGCAGCTGGTTTTGACCTCGCAGGCTTCATCAAAGACGCCAATCTCACTGCAGCTTCTCGTTCACTAAGCCGTGATCTCTTAGTAGCTGCGAGCGCATTCTCGATCTGGATTGTCCTCGAAGGACGCCGCCTGGAGGTGAAGGGCTGGCGACTCACACTTCTTGCATGTGTGACCGTTTCCTTTGCCTGCGGAGGCCCTCTCTTTCTTTATCTACGGGAACGACGGCTTAACGAACTGGCAGCAGACGTGTCTGCGGCTTCTTGTGAAAAGTCTTCTGTCTGA
- a CDS encoding YihY/virulence factor BrkB family protein, whose protein sequence is MAKRLLLRRILRSLWLAYQRWAGTDCVDLSAAFAYYTLQSIFPILLISLSLASFLLGRQDNLDQEIISYASGVLPPSAVAIVRQTLIQLVQQGFGAGLLGAAVLLVTAGNVYLTLQRGADRLWRDALRPMPDSIPLGAQAFQFVRVRIEAFFVVILIGLLIVADQIGANLRMIPAGALEDLQQSLPWFADFLDGFPLIQVGRVLFSFVGFSAMALLLQALLPSRRVPFIPLIPGSLLIGFLLTVLNLAVSRSILSLGARFQAYGVIGGVLVLTLWVYMVGVVIYFGQCWSVELALLRQKQSVDPLASHIH, encoded by the coding sequence ATGGCCAAACGGCTACTTCTGCGCCGCATCTTGCGATCCCTCTGGTTGGCCTATCAACGTTGGGCGGGAACTGACTGTGTGGATCTCAGTGCTGCTTTTGCGTATTACACACTGCAGTCGATTTTTCCGATCCTTCTGATTTCATTGTCCCTTGCCTCATTCTTGTTGGGAAGGCAGGATAATCTCGATCAAGAAATCATTAGTTACGCCAGTGGCGTTTTGCCGCCTTCTGCTGTCGCAATCGTGCGGCAGACGTTGATTCAGCTGGTGCAGCAGGGTTTTGGTGCAGGACTTCTCGGTGCTGCAGTGTTGCTTGTAACGGCAGGGAATGTCTATCTAACGCTTCAGAGGGGGGCAGATCGTCTTTGGAGAGATGCTCTTCGGCCGATGCCGGATTCCATTCCTCTGGGGGCTCAAGCTTTTCAGTTTGTGCGCGTGCGTATCGAAGCCTTTTTTGTCGTCATTCTGATTGGTCTCTTGATTGTTGCGGATCAGATTGGTGCCAATTTGCGCATGATTCCCGCTGGTGCACTCGAAGATTTGCAGCAATCTCTCCCTTGGTTCGCTGATTTCCTTGATGGCTTTCCCTTGATCCAGGTTGGGCGTGTGTTGTTTTCTTTTGTAGGATTTTCTGCCATGGCTCTGCTGTTGCAGGCTCTTCTGCCAAGTCGTCGTGTGCCTTTCATCCCTTTGATCCCTGGCTCGTTGTTGATCGGGTTTTTGCTGACAGTTTTGAATCTTGCGGTGAGTCGAAGTATCCTTTCCCTAGGGGCTCGTTTTCAGGCTTATGGCGTCATTGGTGGCGTTTTGGTGCTTACATTATGGGTGTACATGGTGGGTGTTGTGATTTATTTTGGTCAGTGTTGGAGTGTTGAACTTGCTTTGCTGAGGCAGAAGCAGAGTGTTGATCCTCTCGCCTCTCACATCCACTGA
- a CDS encoding inositol monophosphatase family protein, with translation MTSAPLSPAQLLAVHQLLDGVAERQRHDFGHIVSDVKPDGSLITACDRWSDETLVRGLAQLSSGESTLSEEGEKHCPTTSAFWVVDPLDGTTNFAAGIPYWAISVARFVDGQPTEAFLDIPSLKQRIVAIRGRGAWRNGKRLTVETRLAAGSACVSLCSRAIRVLQRRHQEPFPGKIRLLGVASLNLVSVAMGQTVAALEATPKIWDLAAAWLVLSELGCPVLWLREDPTALVPGRDLSDVGFPVLAASSEDQLTRLRPWGESLLLP, from the coding sequence GTGACTTCAGCTCCCCTCTCTCCGGCGCAGCTGCTGGCTGTTCATCAACTTCTTGATGGCGTTGCTGAAAGACAACGGCATGATTTTGGTCACATCGTCTCCGATGTGAAGCCCGACGGCAGTTTGATCACCGCCTGTGATCGTTGGAGTGATGAGACTCTCGTGCGGGGTCTTGCTCAGCTTTCCTCAGGAGAGAGCACGCTGAGTGAGGAAGGTGAGAAGCATTGCCCCACCACGTCGGCGTTCTGGGTGGTGGATCCACTGGATGGCACGACGAATTTTGCGGCAGGCATTCCCTATTGGGCAATTTCTGTTGCGCGATTTGTGGATGGTCAGCCGACGGAAGCGTTTCTTGACATCCCTTCTTTGAAACAGCGCATCGTGGCGATTCGGGGCCGTGGTGCCTGGCGCAATGGCAAACGGCTCACTGTTGAAACCCGTCTGGCGGCTGGAAGTGCTTGCGTTTCGCTCTGCAGCCGAGCGATTCGTGTGCTGCAGCGCCGTCATCAAGAGCCTTTCCCAGGCAAGATTCGTCTTCTTGGGGTTGCGAGCCTCAATCTTGTGAGTGTGGCGATGGGGCAGACCGTGGCGGCTTTGGAGGCCACCCCCAAGATCTGGGATCTCGCGGCGGCCTGGTTGGTGCTGTCTGAGCTGGGTTGCCCTGTGCTCTGGTTGCGGGAAGATCCAACCGCTCTTGTCCCCGGTCGCGATCTCTCTGATGTGGGTTTTCCTGTGCTCGCTGCCAGTTCCGAGGACCAGCTGACGCGGCTCAGGCCTTGGGGCGAGTCTTTGTTGCTGCCTTAG
- a CDS encoding TolC family protein gives MRRTAARLLLIAGVLPSVIGVAVSAQDASSVDASAAADGSALIDQSTLPTATEIKGSRPKADPSVLPPAATTLPENQESLKAPPSLALPDKPDQVRIRELRPLTLAEVERLVEVNNPSLKAVASQVQQAKSSLRAALSAWYPTLNLNANGLPQYLAGEQQTFDRSRSEIVNPVTGLEQPEDRLTNSAVWSANFGAQLNWNLIDPARVPQIAAARDNYERTRDTYLIALREIRLEAAISYFQLQRQDEQVRIGQQSVRASLVSLRDARARYQAGVATKLEVLEAETQLARDQQLLTTALGDQVNARRSLASLMDLPQDITPTSAAPARVLGLWEPSLQESIIAAYTFREELDQFLLDISINNSNANAALAAVQPVLSIFNNFTSQRFQGETNARPPVSTEVYGWSLDNTVGLSATWNIFDGGRARAEYRRNKQAAEESQYNFASQRDSIRREVEQSFYDLRDSQQNIRTTTREVLSATESLRLARLRFQAGVTTQREVVDNQRDLTSAEVRYADAVLSYNASLAELRRRTGLDQVKACPPLNLPGKKPEVDRMESVPIEPAPNTPACEASQLGA, from the coding sequence GTGCGTCGGACTGCTGCACGTCTTCTGTTGATCGCAGGAGTATTGCCCTCTGTCATTGGTGTAGCGGTAAGTGCGCAGGACGCCTCGAGCGTTGATGCTTCGGCGGCAGCGGATGGTTCTGCGCTGATCGATCAGTCGACGCTCCCCACTGCGACTGAGATCAAGGGGTCAAGGCCGAAAGCAGATCCCTCGGTTCTTCCCCCCGCAGCAACCACACTTCCAGAGAATCAAGAATCGCTCAAAGCCCCTCCGAGCCTTGCTCTGCCTGACAAGCCGGACCAGGTCAGAATTCGTGAGCTGCGCCCCCTCACGCTTGCCGAGGTAGAGCGTCTGGTTGAGGTCAACAATCCCAGCCTGAAAGCGGTGGCAAGCCAGGTTCAACAGGCCAAATCAAGTCTGCGTGCGGCCCTCTCGGCTTGGTACCCCACACTGAATCTCAATGCCAACGGTCTTCCCCAGTACCTAGCCGGAGAGCAGCAAACCTTCGATCGGAGCCGCTCTGAGATTGTGAACCCGGTGACGGGTCTCGAACAGCCTGAAGATCGACTCACGAATTCGGCGGTCTGGTCCGCCAATTTTGGAGCCCAATTGAACTGGAACTTGATCGACCCGGCCAGGGTTCCTCAGATTGCGGCTGCAAGAGATAACTACGAACGCACCCGAGATACCTATCTGATCGCTTTGCGTGAGATACGTCTCGAAGCAGCAATTTCCTATTTCCAGCTTCAGCGTCAAGACGAGCAGGTTCGAATCGGTCAACAATCCGTTCGAGCTTCACTGGTGAGTCTTCGCGACGCCCGAGCCCGTTACCAAGCGGGTGTGGCGACCAAACTCGAAGTATTAGAAGCCGAAACTCAGCTCGCTCGTGACCAACAGCTCCTCACCACTGCTCTTGGCGACCAGGTGAATGCGCGTCGATCCTTGGCATCGCTCATGGATCTTCCTCAGGACATCACCCCCACATCCGCTGCGCCTGCTCGTGTGCTCGGGCTGTGGGAACCATCGCTTCAGGAAAGCATCATCGCGGCCTATACCTTTCGGGAGGAACTCGATCAATTCCTTCTGGATATCTCGATCAATAACAGCAATGCCAACGCAGCCCTAGCTGCTGTTCAGCCTGTGCTGAGTATCTTTAACAATTTCACGTCCCAGCGTTTTCAGGGTGAGACCAACGCGCGGCCTCCAGTGAGCACCGAGGTGTATGGATGGAGCCTGGATAACACTGTGGGGTTGTCGGCGACCTGGAATATTTTTGATGGTGGTCGAGCCCGCGCCGAGTACCGCCGCAACAAGCAGGCTGCCGAGGAGAGTCAGTACAACTTCGCTTCCCAGCGCGACAGCATCCGCAGGGAAGTGGAACAGAGTTTCTACGATCTGAGAGATTCACAGCAAAACATCCGCACGACAACGCGAGAGGTCTTATCGGCGACTGAATCTCTGCGCCTGGCCAGGCTGCGTTTTCAAGCAGGGGTAACAACCCAGCGTGAGGTCGTCGATAACCAGCGTGACCTCACCAGTGCCGAGGTGCGTTATGCCGATGCAGTTCTTTCTTACAACGCCAGCCTGGCGGAGTTGAGGCGGCGTACAGGTTTGGACCAAGTAAAAGCTTGCCCGCCGCTCAATCTGCCCGGCAAGAAGCCTGAGGTAGACCGAATGGAGTCTGTTCCCATCGAACCGGCTCCCAATACGCCAGCTTGTGAGGCGTCTCAGCTCGGCGCTTGA
- a CDS encoding TIGR03279 family radical SAM protein yields the protein MWNEPSAGVAVAALDPSSAGRQPQPAVVASVEPGSIGEELGFEPGDQLLSVNGVRPRDLIDYRYLTVEEDLILEVQDSAGELHRVQLEKDADDGLGLAFTEALFDGLRQCTNRCPFCFIDQQPPGHRDSLYLKDDDYRLSFLYGSYLTLTNLSESDWSRIEEQRLTPLFVSVHATEPGLRSRLLDNPRAGDLLHQLDWFARRGLQIHAQVVVCPGLNDGEALVRTLTDLAQFGTGEWPAVLSAAVVPVGLTRFRPAEDGLRAVTPADARTVIEAVELLQARFQQQIGSRFAWLSDEWYLMAGQPLPPRGDYEDLPQQENGVGTIRAFLEALDQATVMLPERIDSPLHSSWVVGRLVDRALAPVQARLNRVNGVSLTLHGLPSPYWGQDQVVTGLLTGEDLVKGLADQPLGDQLLLPSVMLRQGQPVFLDDMTLDQLQSKLPVPIRIVHGAADIVAAVLGQQPKTP from the coding sequence GTGTGGAATGAACCCTCCGCAGGTGTGGCCGTTGCCGCTCTCGATCCGTCCAGCGCTGGGCGTCAGCCCCAGCCTGCGGTTGTCGCATCGGTGGAGCCTGGTTCGATCGGTGAGGAGCTCGGCTTCGAACCCGGCGACCAGCTGCTCAGCGTTAATGGTGTTCGCCCGCGTGATCTGATTGATTACCGTTATTTGACGGTTGAGGAGGATCTCATCCTCGAGGTACAAGACAGCGCTGGGGAGCTCCATCGCGTTCAACTCGAAAAGGATGCGGATGATGGCCTCGGGCTTGCGTTCACCGAGGCGCTGTTTGATGGCTTGCGGCAATGCACCAACCGCTGCCCGTTCTGTTTCATCGATCAGCAGCCGCCTGGGCATCGCGACAGCCTTTATCTGAAAGACGACGACTACAGGCTCAGTTTTCTGTACGGCTCCTACCTAACGCTGACCAATCTCAGCGAAAGCGACTGGAGTCGCATCGAAGAGCAACGCCTTACTCCCCTGTTCGTGTCGGTGCATGCCACAGAGCCAGGTCTGCGTTCCCGACTGCTCGACAACCCCCGGGCGGGTGATCTGCTCCATCAGCTCGACTGGTTCGCGCGCCGTGGGTTGCAGATTCATGCCCAGGTGGTGGTCTGCCCAGGGCTCAACGATGGCGAGGCTTTGGTTCGCACACTCACCGACCTGGCGCAGTTTGGGACTGGGGAATGGCCCGCCGTTCTCTCAGCCGCGGTTGTTCCCGTGGGATTGACGCGCTTCCGGCCTGCTGAGGATGGACTGCGGGCTGTTACACCTGCGGATGCACGCACAGTGATTGAGGCTGTGGAATTGCTCCAAGCCCGATTCCAGCAACAGATCGGTAGTCGGTTCGCCTGGCTGTCTGATGAGTGGTATCTGATGGCTGGTCAGCCCTTGCCTCCGAGGGGTGACTACGAAGATCTTCCTCAACAGGAAAATGGTGTCGGCACGATTCGGGCTTTCCTTGAAGCTCTCGACCAGGCCACAGTGATGCTTCCCGAGAGGATCGACTCGCCTCTTCACAGCAGTTGGGTGGTGGGCCGTCTGGTGGATCGGGCTTTGGCACCGGTGCAAGCACGCTTGAATCGGGTGAACGGCGTCTCGCTGACGTTGCATGGATTGCCGAGCCCTTACTGGGGCCAGGATCAGGTGGTGACAGGCCTCTTGACCGGAGAAGACCTTGTGAAAGGACTCGCGGATCAACCGTTGGGGGATCAGCTGCTTCTCCCCTCTGTGATGCTCCGCCAGGGCCAGCCTGTGTTTCTGGATGACATGACACTGGATCAATTGCAAAGCAAGTTGCCGGTGCCGATCCGGATCGTGCATGGAGCAGCTGACATCGTGGCTGCTGTTCTCGGTCAGCAGCCCAAAACCCCCTAA
- a CDS encoding undecaprenyl-diphosphate phosphatase, with amino-acid sequence MESAVSEPGLLEAIWRDFVLGVVQGLTEFLPISSTAHLKIVPVLAGWGDPGVSVTAVIQLGSIVAVIAYFRADLAGVLRGVSGAVLRGQWREPEARLGIAMAIGTLPILFAGLAIKLYWPGYETSPLRSVPAIAGVSILMALLLALAERLGPRSKQLDQVQGRDGLVVGLAQVLALIPGVSRSGSTLTASLFDSWKRPDAARFSFLLGIPAITIAGLVELKDAFTEPSAGGVLPLMVGIASAAVVSWLAIDWLLKFLQRHSTWVFVIYRLLFGVLLLAWWAGSGSN; translated from the coding sequence TTGGAATCTGCGGTGTCGGAGCCCGGTCTTCTTGAAGCCATCTGGAGAGATTTCGTTCTCGGCGTTGTGCAGGGCCTCACTGAGTTTCTGCCCATCAGCAGCACAGCCCATCTCAAAATTGTGCCGGTGCTTGCCGGTTGGGGCGATCCAGGCGTCTCGGTGACCGCTGTGATTCAACTGGGCAGCATCGTTGCGGTGATCGCCTACTTCAGGGCAGATCTGGCCGGCGTTTTGCGCGGGGTCAGTGGTGCTGTGCTGAGGGGGCAGTGGCGGGAGCCGGAGGCGCGACTGGGAATCGCCATGGCGATCGGTACCTTGCCCATTCTTTTTGCCGGACTCGCTATCAAGCTGTATTGGCCTGGCTACGAAACCTCGCCGCTACGCAGCGTGCCCGCAATCGCTGGGGTGTCCATCCTGATGGCCCTGCTTCTTGCCCTCGCCGAACGCCTGGGACCGCGCTCCAAGCAGCTCGATCAGGTGCAGGGCCGGGATGGGCTGGTTGTGGGATTGGCCCAGGTTCTGGCCCTGATTCCCGGTGTTTCTCGCTCCGGCAGCACACTCACCGCGTCGCTGTTTGACAGTTGGAAACGGCCCGACGCAGCACGATTTTCTTTTCTGCTGGGCATTCCTGCGATCACCATTGCGGGACTGGTGGAGCTCAAGGATGCGTTCACTGAGCCCAGTGCGGGGGGGGTGCTGCCCCTGATGGTTGGGATCGCTTCCGCAGCAGTGGTCTCATGGTTGGCCATCGACTGGTTGCTCAAGTTCCTGCAGCGACACAGCACCTGGGTGTTTGTGATTTATCGATTGCTTTTCGGGGTTCTTTTGCTGGCCTGGTGGGCTGGCTCTGGCTCAAACTGA